A single window of Priestia filamentosa DNA harbors:
- a CDS encoding nitrilase-related carbon-nitrogen hydrolase, whose protein sequence is MMDTIKIGLIQASHNVEGSEPVEVHKAAAIEKHIKLVREAKEKGANIICMQEIFYGPYFCSEQNPKWYSAAEQIPEGPTTKRFIELAKELHVVIVLPIYERVGVATYYNTAAVIDADGTYLGKYRKQHIPHVGAGEEGYGFWEKFYFKPGNLGYPVFKTAYGTIGVYICYDRHFPEGARVLGLKGAEIVFNPSATVAGTSEYLWKLEQPAHAVANGYYVGAINRVGFEAPWNMGEFYGQSYLVDPRGRFVATGSRDRDEVIIGEVDRRLIQEVRDAWQFYRDRRPETYEEMTSLLP, encoded by the coding sequence ATGATGGACACAATAAAAATTGGACTTATTCAAGCATCGCACAATGTGGAAGGAAGTGAACCTGTTGAAGTTCACAAAGCAGCGGCTATTGAAAAACATATAAAGCTTGTGAGAGAAGCAAAGGAAAAAGGGGCCAACATTATCTGTATGCAGGAAATCTTTTATGGGCCCTATTTTTGTTCTGAGCAAAATCCAAAATGGTATAGTGCAGCTGAACAAATTCCAGAAGGTCCTACAACAAAAAGATTTATAGAACTTGCAAAAGAATTACACGTTGTTATTGTTTTACCGATTTATGAGCGTGTAGGAGTCGCTACGTACTATAACACAGCAGCTGTTATTGATGCTGATGGAACATATTTAGGAAAATACCGAAAGCAGCATATCCCCCACGTTGGGGCTGGGGAAGAAGGATATGGATTTTGGGAAAAGTTTTACTTCAAGCCTGGAAATTTAGGGTATCCGGTTTTTAAGACAGCCTATGGCACAATCGGCGTTTATATATGCTATGATCGTCATTTTCCAGAAGGAGCTCGAGTGCTTGGTCTCAAAGGAGCAGAAATTGTGTTCAATCCATCAGCAACTGTTGCTGGTACATCCGAATATTTGTGGAAGCTAGAGCAGCCTGCACATGCTGTTGCGAACGGTTATTACGTTGGAGCAATTAACAGAGTCGGATTTGAAGCCCCTTGGAATATGGGGGAATTTTACGGTCAGTCTTATTTAGTAGATCCGCGCGGTCGTTTTGTTGCAACAGGAAGCAGAGATCGTGATGAAGTCATCATTGGTGAGGTAGACCGCAGGCTTATCCAAGAGGTAAGAGATGCTTGGCAATTCTACCGAGAT
- a CDS encoding tripeptidase T gives MKINEQRLVDTFLQLVKVDSETKYESEISKVLKEKFESLGVEVKEDNAKKVTGHGANNLICTLKGTKEGVDTIYFTSHMDTVVPGKGIKPQIENGYIKSDGTTILGADDKAGLAAMFEALEVIKEEGIEHGTVEFIITVGEESGLVGAKALDPSMITAKFGYALDSDGKVGDIIVGAPTQAKVQATIYGKTAHAGVAPEKGVSAITIAAKAISKMPLGRIDEETTANIGRFEGGTQTNIVCDQVHILAEARSLVSEKMEAQVEKMKKAFEEAAEEMGGRAEVEVTVMYPNFKFKDGDHVVEVAKKAVDRIGRTSHLLHSGGGSDANVIAGHGIPTVNLAVGYEDIHTTNEKMPIEELVKTSELVLALIQEVSC, from the coding sequence ACTTGTCAAAGTAGATTCTGAAACAAAATATGAAAGTGAAATTTCAAAAGTACTAAAAGAGAAATTCGAATCACTTGGCGTGGAAGTAAAAGAAGACAATGCCAAAAAAGTAACAGGACATGGAGCGAACAATTTAATTTGTACTTTAAAAGGTACAAAAGAAGGCGTTGATACAATTTATTTCACATCTCATATGGATACAGTTGTTCCTGGTAAAGGAATTAAGCCACAAATTGAAAATGGCTATATTAAAAGTGATGGAACAACGATTTTAGGAGCGGATGATAAAGCAGGTCTTGCTGCAATGTTTGAAGCTTTGGAAGTTATTAAAGAAGAAGGAATTGAGCATGGAACAGTAGAGTTTATTATTACTGTTGGAGAAGAGTCAGGACTTGTTGGAGCGAAAGCATTAGATCCAAGCATGATTACAGCAAAGTTTGGATATGCGTTAGACAGTGACGGAAAAGTAGGCGATATTATTGTTGGGGCTCCAACTCAAGCGAAGGTTCAGGCAACAATCTACGGTAAAACAGCTCATGCTGGAGTAGCTCCTGAAAAAGGTGTTTCAGCTATTACAATTGCTGCTAAAGCTATTTCAAAAATGCCGCTTGGCCGCATTGATGAAGAAACAACAGCAAACATCGGTCGCTTTGAAGGTGGAACACAAACAAATATTGTTTGTGACCAAGTCCATATTCTAGCAGAAGCTCGTTCACTTGTAAGCGAAAAGATGGAAGCCCAAGTCGAAAAAATGAAAAAAGCGTTTGAAGAAGCAGCAGAAGAAATGGGTGGAAGAGCAGAAGTAGAAGTGACGGTTATGTACCCAAACTTCAAATTTAAAGATGGAGATCATGTTGTTGAAGTGGCGAAAAAAGCAGTTGATCGCATTGGTAGAACATCTCATCTTCTTCACAGCGGTGGTGGAAGTGATGCAAACGTGATTGCTGGTCACGGTATTCCAACGGTTAACTTAGCTGTTGGATATGAAGATATTCATACAACAAACGAGAAAATGCCAATTGAAGAACTTGTAAAAACAAGTGAACTTGTACTTGCTCTTATTCAAGAAGTAAGTTGTTAA